In the Fibrobacter sp. UWB5 genome, one interval contains:
- the hisF gene encoding imidazole glycerol phosphate synthase subunit HisF has translation MLTKRLIVCLDVRNRKVTKGVKFKGNIDIGDPVEMGAQYSADGVDELVFYDITASAENRPCDMEMIRQIAHRVFIPFAVGGGIRNLDDMHEALLAGAEKVSVNSLAVLHPEIIAEGAKAFGRQCVVLGMDAKFVGVSDKFKSGYEVYIRGGRQAMGIDAVEWAKKAEDLGVGEICLNAIDTDGVRNGYELNITDQVARAVQVPVIASGGAGTPAHIVDLFRKTSADAALVASMVHFGDYTVPGIKKEMLAAGIPVRKKMNGEV, from the coding sequence ATGCTGACCAAACGTTTGATTGTATGTCTTGATGTCCGTAACCGCAAGGTGACGAAGGGCGTCAAGTTTAAGGGTAATATCGATATCGGTGACCCCGTAGAAATGGGTGCGCAGTATAGCGCCGACGGTGTCGATGAATTGGTGTTTTACGATATTACGGCCAGTGCCGAAAATCGCCCGTGCGATATGGAGATGATTCGCCAGATCGCTCACCGCGTTTTTATCCCGTTTGCGGTGGGTGGCGGTATCCGTAACCTGGATGACATGCACGAAGCCCTTTTGGCCGGAGCCGAAAAGGTGAGCGTGAACAGCCTTGCCGTGTTGCACCCTGAAATCATTGCCGAGGGCGCGAAGGCCTTTGGTCGTCAGTGCGTGGTCTTGGGCATGGATGCGAAGTTCGTGGGCGTTTCGGACAAATTCAAGAGCGGCTACGAAGTGTATATTCGTGGCGGCCGCCAGGCGATGGGCATCGATGCCGTGGAATGGGCCAAGAAGGCCGAAGACCTGGGCGTCGGCGAAATTTGCCTGAATGCAATCGATACCGATGGCGTTCGCAATGGCTATGAATTGAATATTACCGACCAGGTGGCACGTGCGGTGCAGGTGCCGGTGATTGCTAGCGGCGGTGCCGGAACTCCGGCCCACATTGTGGACTTGTTCCGCAAGACTTCAGCCGATGCGGCCCTGGTGGCTTCGATGGTTCACTTTGGCGATTACACTGTTCCCGGAATCAAGAAAGAAATGCTTGCTGCAGGAATCCCTGTGCGCAAGAAAATGAACGGCGAGGTGTAA
- a CDS encoding TldD/PmbA family protein: MNTSVAVKIFEAGKSAGADFVEIFEEETRSSMLGLKSSQIESATAGTEYGIGIRLIYGTEVLYGFTSDDSEEALVKLVKTLAFGRIAKMSQTPVEFAPEKRVADYNVAAFKDPRVLGQAVKQDFLFRADQAARKISDKVVQVGASVTDSCSTITLMNSEGLNLSMNRARLRVNVTVTVSDGTERLTTHEAPGALGGYELLANYSPEALATDATERLLRMLSAGYIKGGQMPVVMGNGFGGVIFHEACGHPLETESVRRGASPFCGKIGEAIGQPCLTAIDDGTMDGVWGSLKFDDEGTPTQRTTLIENGILKTYMSDRVGAQEVGIARTGSARRESYKYAPVSRMRNTFIAPGKDTLDSMIASVDNGLYAARMAGGSVNPATGEFNFAVDEGYVIRGGKICEPVRGATLIGKGHEIMPRISMVGTDWEVAAGVCGASSGHVPVTVGQPSIKVDQILVGGR, from the coding sequence TTGAACACTTCTGTTGCGGTCAAGATTTTTGAAGCAGGCAAGAGTGCCGGTGCGGACTTTGTCGAAATATTCGAAGAAGAAACCCGCAGTTCGATGCTCGGACTCAAATCGAGCCAGATCGAGTCTGCGACGGCTGGCACTGAATACGGTATCGGAATCCGTTTGATTTACGGAACCGAAGTGCTTTATGGATTTACGAGCGACGATTCCGAAGAAGCGCTTGTGAAGCTCGTGAAGACGCTTGCTTTTGGCCGTATCGCCAAGATGAGCCAAACTCCGGTGGAATTTGCGCCTGAAAAGCGCGTCGCCGACTACAATGTGGCCGCCTTTAAGGACCCGCGAGTGCTGGGACAGGCCGTAAAGCAGGATTTCTTGTTCCGCGCAGACCAGGCTGCCCGCAAGATTTCGGATAAAGTAGTTCAAGTGGGCGCTTCGGTGACAGATTCTTGCTCTACGATTACGCTCATGAACAGCGAAGGCTTGAATTTGTCGATGAACCGTGCCCGCTTGCGCGTGAATGTGACCGTGACGGTGTCCGACGGAACCGAAAGATTGACGACGCACGAGGCTCCCGGCGCCTTGGGCGGTTATGAACTTTTAGCAAATTATTCGCCTGAAGCATTGGCCACCGATGCGACAGAACGCCTGTTGCGAATGCTTTCGGCGGGCTATATTAAGGGCGGCCAGATGCCTGTGGTGATGGGCAATGGCTTTGGCGGCGTGATTTTCCATGAAGCCTGTGGACATCCGCTTGAAACGGAATCGGTCCGTCGTGGTGCAAGCCCGTTCTGCGGTAAAATTGGCGAAGCGATTGGCCAACCCTGCTTGACCGCTATTGATGACGGTACCATGGATGGCGTGTGGGGTAGCCTGAAGTTCGATGACGAAGGTACGCCCACTCAGCGCACGACTCTGATTGAAAACGGAATCTTGAAGACTTACATGAGCGACCGCGTGGGTGCCCAGGAAGTCGGAATTGCCCGCACGGGTTCTGCTCGCCGCGAAAGCTACAAGTATGCGCCGGTAAGCCGCATGCGCAATACCTTTATTGCTCCCGGCAAGGATACGCTTGATTCGATGATTGCAAGCGTTGACAACGGTCTTTATGCTGCACGCATGGCGGGCGGTTCGGTGAACCCGGCAACTGGCGAATTCAATTTTGCCGTTGACGAAGGCTATGTGATTCGTGGCGGCAAGATTTGCGAACCGGTGCGCGGAGCAACCTTGATCGGCAAGGGCCATGAAATCATGCCCCGCATTAGCATGGTGGGTACAGATTGGGAAGTGGCCGCAGGTGTCTGCGGTGCAAGTTCTGGACATGTGCCTGTAACTGTGGGTCAGCCTTCGATTAAGGTGGACCAGATCCTGGTCGGCGGCCGCTAG
- the trxA gene encoding thioredoxin yields the protein MPAIHLTAENFDSVISSGQLVFVDFWATWCRPCMMMGPIIDELADEYNGRAVIAKMNVDEPGVGDICARFGITNIPNMKLFKNGVEVGNVVGAVPKATVKGVIDRNL from the coding sequence ATGCCAGCAATTCATTTGACTGCAGAGAATTTTGACTCAGTGATTTCCTCGGGCCAGCTGGTCTTTGTGGATTTCTGGGCTACCTGGTGCCGTCCGTGCATGATGATGGGTCCCATCATCGATGAACTTGCCGACGAATACAATGGCCGTGCGGTCATTGCCAAGATGAATGTGGACGAACCCGGTGTGGGCGATATCTGTGCCCGTTTTGGCATCACGAACATTCCCAACATGAAACTCTTCAAGAACGGAGTGGAAGTGGGCAATGTGGTGGGCGCCGTACCGAAGGCCACCGTTAAGGGCGTTATCGACCGGAACCTGTAA
- a CDS encoding DUF3575 domain-containing protein, producing MIKKILSVCLLSIAFVSAQVVDDPYAYTSGAQEQETPVVNINHTENDEPMFAVSIHPVSMFILSLFDIPSIFLTIEGNLASHVSLITRPYIVWAEFSDSDEDLDIFLFGISEGLRVYLNEGHRGLYLAGHFNYDRVSLEYTYEGNSRDNVDAHANGFGFGIYVGHKFRSGHFTTSFDIGYVYSHYSASAKAEDDVDRVATVGSGYDINYTFGFAF from the coding sequence ATGATTAAGAAAATCCTTTCGGTATGCTTGCTCTCGATTGCGTTTGTATCGGCCCAGGTTGTAGATGATCCTTATGCCTATACCTCTGGCGCCCAGGAACAGGAAACGCCGGTGGTAAATATCAACCATACCGAAAATGACGAACCGATGTTTGCGGTCTCGATCCACCCGGTATCGATGTTCATTCTGTCTCTGTTCGATATCCCGTCCATTTTCTTGACGATTGAAGGGAACCTGGCAAGCCATGTTTCCTTGATTACCAGACCCTATATTGTCTGGGCGGAATTTTCGGATAGCGATGAAGACCTTGATATCTTCTTGTTCGGTATTTCGGAAGGTTTGCGTGTTTACTTGAACGAAGGACATCGCGGTCTGTATTTGGCAGGACATTTCAATTACGACCGTGTGAGCCTGGAATACACTTATGAAGGTAATTCCAGGGATAATGTCGATGCCCATGCGAACGGTTTTGGCTTTGGCATTTATGTCGGTCACAAGTTCCGTTCTGGCCATTTTACGACGTCCTTCGATATCGGCTATGTCTATTCTCACTATTCGGCCTCGGCAAAGGCTGAAGACGATGTCGATAGGGTTGCTACCGTGGGCTCGGGCTACGACATAAACTACACGTTCGGGTTCGCCTTCTAG
- a CDS encoding NAD(P)/FAD-dependent oxidoreductase → MTDMLILGYGPAGISAALYGLRAGLSVQLIGKDGGGLAKAHMIQNYYGLEKPLSGEELLEVGHKQAMALGAKIIDDEITDLMFDGQGFSAKGLVGEYHGKVCIMATGAARNKHPVAGMTELEGHGVSYCAVCDAFFYRQKKVAVLGTGEYALHEVQELAQVVASITLLTNGAPLTASFPPNVRIESRHLQSLVGEGQFKGVHYEDGIEEEFDGLFVALGSANATDLAKKAGAGFDGPTLVLDKDFQTTLPGLFAAGDCTGGTLQVAVAVGEGAKAGLAAIKYLREHRA, encoded by the coding sequence GCTGATTTTGGGCTACGGGCCCGCAGGAATTTCAGCCGCCCTCTATGGTTTAAGGGCCGGTCTTTCGGTCCAATTGATCGGCAAAGACGGCGGTGGCTTGGCAAAAGCCCACATGATCCAGAACTACTATGGACTTGAAAAGCCCCTTAGCGGCGAAGAACTTCTAGAAGTGGGCCACAAGCAGGCCATGGCCCTTGGTGCCAAAATCATCGACGACGAAATCACCGACCTCATGTTTGACGGTCAAGGTTTCTCGGCAAAGGGTCTTGTCGGCGAATACCACGGAAAAGTTTGTATTATGGCTACAGGCGCAGCCCGCAACAAGCACCCCGTAGCGGGCATGACAGAACTCGAAGGCCACGGCGTAAGCTATTGCGCCGTTTGCGACGCATTCTTCTACCGCCAGAAAAAGGTGGCCGTCCTTGGTACAGGCGAATACGCCCTCCACGAAGTCCAGGAACTTGCGCAAGTCGTCGCAAGCATCACGCTTCTTACTAATGGCGCTCCCTTGACTGCATCATTCCCGCCCAACGTACGCATTGAATCTCGCCACCTGCAATCTTTGGTGGGCGAAGGCCAGTTCAAGGGCGTCCACTACGAAGACGGCATTGAAGAAGAATTCGACGGACTCTTTGTAGCCCTCGGAAGCGCAAACGCCACAGACCTCGCCAAGAAGGCCGGCGCAGGCTTTGACGGCCCAACATTGGTTCTCGACAAGGATTTCCAGACGACTCTCCCTGGACTCTTCGCTGCAGGCGACTGCACCGGAGGAACCCTGCAAGTTGCCGTCGCCGTAGGCGAAGGCGCCAAGGCAGGACTCGCCGCTATCAAGTATTTAAGGGAGCATAGGGCCTAG